The genomic window GGCGGAACATCTCCTCAATCAACCCGCCTTCAATCATGTCAATAAAGATGTTCGCATCACTGATTAACAACATCTTGCGAACACTCCATGTTCCGACAGGCATGGAGTGCCGATACTGACATTCCTAGTAATTCCGCAGCTTTTGATTCGCCAACAAGGTCTTCAGCTAAGGCATGGTAAACAAGTTGTTCAAACATACGAGCCGTTTCTTGAGGAAACTGTGGGTCGGGCTCTTGTTCTTTCCAGCCATGTTTATTGAAGTATCCCCATAGTTTTCCGAAATGCTGGTTCGGCAATATACCGAGATCGCGTGCACGATAAAGCCATCCGCCCATGCTTAAGCCATACTCGTGTTTGAGTATCATGAGTTCGCGCGGCTCTATCCAGGTTCGTTTGTTACCGAGATTCGCTTTTACTTTGCTTTGTGGTGCCAGGAATGCACCTGCGAAACGATGACAAGCGAGTTCTTCGTCCAAGTCTTTATTGAGGCGCCCATTGAGCACCAAGTGGCCTAGCTCATGCGCCAAGGTAAAACGCTGACGGTCTCCCGGCCAATGCTTTCCTACTACTACAACAGGACTTCCGTTGACGGTAGCAGACAGTCCATTGAAATGTTTGTGTCCGTCATATTGAGTAATAAAGACTTTAATACCTTTTGCTTCGAGGGTATCTATCAGCACAGGAATCGGGTTTAGGCCGAGTTGCCATTCGGTGCGTATTTTATCCGCGACGTCTTCGATTTCATCAAATGATTCTATTTGACGTGGCAAGTCTTCCGGAAGGACAAAAGGAACAGACCAGGGACTCGGAATAAATTCCTCCAGTTCTATCCAACGTTCAAGTTGCTCTTTTACGTCGGCATATACCTTTGCCTCTTCTTTAGCAGGCAGTTTTTCATGTTCACGATGTTCAACGTTCTCTAGCTCGACACTGACCTGGCGAAAGAAGTATTCGGTGCGAACATTTAGTGCTTTTGACAAGGCGAGCAAAACTTTCGACGAAGGCGTGGACTCGTTCCGTTCATATTTGGAGATCGCCATTGCTGTAATCTCGGCCAACTCAGCCAAATCCCGCAATGACAGACCGGCAGCTTTCCGCGCTTGTTGTATCCGTTCTCCGATCATTCTTGCTTCCTCGCAGCAGTTTACATAATTATTATTTCGAATGAATTTTTGTAAACTTTAGCATTCTAATCCATCGAGGTCAATTACCGGCATTGCTAAGCTGTTGATTTTATATACGGCACCCTCCCCACCGCCACCCCGTGCGCGTTCGCGCTTTCGCAGTGGACGAGTTGGTCGTCGAAAAATATGTGTGGGCGAAATGCCTTGAGGACTTCGCCTTTGGGCATGCCGCCGAGGAAAAACGTTTCGTCGAGGTCGACGTCCCAGGCGCGCAGGGTGCGGATGACGCGTTCGTGTGCGGGGCTGGCGCGGGCGGTGACGAGTGCGGTGCGTATCGGTTTGGGTTTGCTTGGGTGTTGGTTTTGTATATAGGCGAGGGATTTGAGTAATTTTGCGAACGGGCCTTCGGGTAGGGGTTTTTGTTTGTTGTCGCGTTCGTGTTTGACGAAGGCGTCCAGGCCTTGTTCTTTATAGATGCGTTCGGACTCGTCGGAGAACAACACCGCGTCGCCATCGAAGGCAATGCGGATTTGATCAATTTCTGTCTGCTCGGGATGCGCCGGTGTTTCGTATAACAAGGCGGCGGCGATGTTGGCGTTGACTGCTGCTTGCACATCATCTTCATACAGCGACAAAAACAAATCGATTTTGTAGGCGTGCAGATATGGCGCGAGGGTTTCACCGCCGGTGAGCGCGGCGCGTTGAATATCGAGGCCGTAGTGTTCGATGGAGTTGAATATGCGCAGACTGGTCTCGGCCGAATTGCGCGACATGATCACCACCTCGGTGGTGCGCTCGCCGGGCAGGGTTTGATTGAGTTTGAGAAAGGCCTTTACCAGCGGAAAACCGGGGCCGGGTTTGAGGATGTCGTTTTCGTGGGCGAGTTGATGGTCTTCATAGGCCCGGAGCCCCTGCTCGTCATAAATGCGATTCTCCGCACTCAGGTCAAACAAGGCCCGCGAGGATATTCCAATAACGAGGTACTGACTGAGATCGACTGGCAAACATACTCCCTTTCAATGCTAACTCAGACACCAACCTAACCTGGGAGAGCGACAGGGTGTGTCGCTTGCATGGCAAATTGTCCTGATTTTGCCAATGTATTTCTCGGCGGCCGAAAGAAGCATAGGTCGAACGGGTGGATGTGTAAAGTTTTTAGCGAAATCAGAGGCTTGCTATTACATAAGTATTACCTTCGGGGCGCTATTTACGCTGGCCATACACGGCCAACATCGCTAACATAGCCGTTCCTTTGGTCCGAACAACAATAATCAAATGCCAATCACCAGAATGCCGATTCATGTGCGTCTATTTCTCAGCGGTCTTGTGCTTTGCGCTTTGTCTTGTTCGTTAGTGTTTGCTGCCAATGTCGAAGATATTCCGCCGTGCGATAGCCCCAGTTGCGACCGCGTCGCGCAAACCATTCCCTGGGAAAATGCGCACGCAAACCCTGACGGACAAACTGTACGCATCGGAAGATTTTCCTTCGTCATCCCTACGGGGGCTGAGGTACGTCTATCGGGGGATCTGACTTTTTTTCACTATAGTGATAAGCCGCGTCGTTGGTTGTCTGTTCGCTTGAACTCCATACAAGACGTCGATCTGACAGAAGCGGATTTAGGTGATCTGCGCTTTGCCGATGCGGTTCGCATATTGTTCACTAAGACTCGCCAGGACAAAGAGCCGAGCAATCTTCATGCACGCAATATGTGGCGCAGCCTGTTACACGCCAAGTCATTACACATTGCCGAGAACACGCCGGTGTATTTCTCTCACCGTGGTGACGCGGAAGTGGCCTTCGGTCAGTGGGAGGATGGCAGACGGTTTGTGTTTATAGCCAACAAACACACTTCCCATGCTTACGTACAGATAGAAGGCACAGGTTTCAGTGACGCGGAGATGAAGGGTTTTGCTTTTCAAAATTAAAATAAGAGGAAGCCATGGGCGCATTACAGCAAGAAGAGATTGCTGCCTTCGAATACATCTTCGAAGCGACATTCAAGGACAATCCTAAAAATCATGGTTGCGGCGTTCCCAACCGCCGAACGATTGATGCAATGGAAAAAGTGCTGGAAGAAGCAGAGAAGTGTAATAAGAATCTTTCCCGACTCATTACGCAACTGTTAGGAATCGCCATTCGTGGCCGTGGTTGGCTGATGCGTATACTCAAACAGTTGGGTAAGGAACTGAGTTTCAAGTTTCGTATGTGTCTTACCTTTACCGCGGGCTACTACTATAAATCCGTGGTGATTGAGACTATGTATCAGTGTTAGTCTTGAAATTTGGGATAGATACAACTTTCTCTGCGAACCGAACCAATAAAACAAAATCAATAAAGGAGATTTGTATGGCCGATGCCATTCAAAAAGAAGAGCTTAGGCAGATGATAGAAGCGTTTTATCGTTTTGCGGGCGTGAATCCACCCGCCAATCTTGAAATCAATGAGAGTGTTGCCAGTGTGTTTGGGTCGATGTTGCAGGAAACCCGCAAGTGTTCGGATGCTTTCAAGTGGATTCCTCCGCCCCCAGGTGGTAGGCCGAGTATCGGCTGGTTGGTTACCAATATCGGCAAGTCTTTCATCAGGAGCCTGAATGATAAGATGTCGTTTACTTGTGCCCGTGGCGTGATTTATGTTTGGGGGCATCATTTGCAACGTGCTTCGTTGCTCAATATTTCAATGGGAACTCCAGCATGGGCGTAGTTAAAAGTATTTCATTTATCCTCTGCCTCACCTTCTCATCAATTAGCTGTGCCGCCGATGCATTGCGTGAGATACCGTGGCCAAACAAATCCACGTGTATTGATTGCTTGCAGGTGGAACTCAATCGTTATCAGTTTCAGTTACCCAGCAGTGATGTAAAGTCGGTTTCGACGCAAACGCTTTCGAGCACGGTAGTGGATATTCAATTAACGCGTGATGCCAGCCAACGCGGTATCGCCTTGATGGAATTGACACCGGAAAAGTTAACCGCGGATTTTGAACAACTCGGCTATTTTTCAAAGCTGCATATCAAAAACACTCGCGAGTTTTTTCTCGTCCTCGGCAAAACCTATGACGAAAAATCCCCCGGCGACATCATGCGCAAGACCATGGCGGTGGATGTGGCCAGTGAATATGTGTGGAGCCATAAAGATAATCTGAGTGCGTTCTGGATGAAATCGAATAATCCAAGTTCGCAGAGTGTGTATGTGGTGAATGATAAGGAAGCAAATGTGTTGTTTGTAGGTGGTGCGGTGACGGAGGAGTTGTTTGGGAGGATTTTGGGGACGTTGCGGATTCGGTGAAGAAAGTTGTATCTGTTCCCAATTTCAGTGACCAACCGTCTCATCACCTTGATACTGTCGGGCCCGGAAATTGGGTTTATGGAGACGGTGATATCAGAAATCAACAACGCGGAACATTCGCAGACCAGATAAAATATTTTTTTCGTGGATCAGAAAAACAATAAGAGGAAATTTCTCAATGAATAGCGAACAACAAAACGACAAAGCGCAAAATTTTAACCAAATGTTGGTAAGGGCAATCTTCAATACCTCAGTAGCCATACTTATCTGCATACCAATAAGCTTTTTTGATTACCCAGACTACATCGATTCAATCCTGGATAGCGCCTTTTTCCTGTCTTGGATTCTATGTGGTGCGTTAATAACCACGCTGCACTTTAGAATGAAAAAGGCAAAACTAGGCTGGCTTGCTTTGTCATATTGGTCGATACTATTTATTTTGCCTATCTTCATGCCATTTTACCTTCCTGTATTTTTTTCGCTCATTGGCGCACAAGTCTACAATAAAGCGAAGAATCCGCTGACACTCGGCGATGACGAGACTGCCCTTGTACCTGATAATAGCGAAACGGAATTAACAGCGACTCAGGATGGGAGTTCATCTTTGACGCTTGCCTGGGTTCTTCTCATTTCTCATTTTCCCTATCTCGTGTTCCTATATACCTTCGACTATTCTGAGTGGAATGGAGTCTTCGCTTTGACGACGACATTTTGCATCGCCGCCCCGGTGACTATTCTCACCATTTTTTTTCTGGGCGGAAATGCGCCGCAGAAGGAACGCGGCCAAATCAGCTTTATAAAGCTGATCATGCTAGCGGCGTTGATAGCAGAAGTATACCTGTCCACAACAGGACACTAGAATAAATCTGCCTGAATCAGGTTTAGAACGGGAAAATTGTAAGACACGCCGATTACTAAAAACAAACTGTTTCCTGTTATACAAGAGTAGATATCGTCTATGCGAAAATCAGGGAGATTTAAATGATTTACCGGACACGTGTAGTCATTGCAGACTGGTATTGCAAATTGCCGTAGCCTTCACCTGGAGATAGTTCGCTGAATGTTACCTAATATGTCAGCCATTAAACTTTCCATTCTTCGAATTATTTTCAAAAAGTTCGAACTCTACGCCGATTCGCAAGAATTCAACTTCTGTTCCGCACACTCAATCATGTCGTCCAGCTAATGTCTCCCCCCCGATTACTCCCGGGTTAGACTCCCGACTAAACTGCGGAAAGCAACAGGCCGCGCTATAAAGATGGCGATTGGGCTGAAAAGAATAGATCGAACACTTAGTTGTGTAAAGTTTTTGAAGTTATCAGGGGTTCGCTAGTTCGAAGGTAGTAAGCCCTATAGCAATTATCCTGACCTTGCCCGACCGTCTCATCACCTTGAGATTGCGGGGTCGGGATATTGGGTTTATGGAAACTGGGATTTGGGGGCAAATTATATAAAAATGTACTGAGAATTCAGTAGCTAGTTCGTTCTGCATAGTTTGAATTCTCGCCTTTACATCAACATGTTTGCCATGTTACGGTTTCCTCACGAAAACACTTAAATTGCTAGTTAAAATGAAAATAATAGCTCTTCCAATTGCCGTAGCCTTCACCTTATTCCTCAGCCCGCCGGGTTTCGCCGAAACGGACTCATTGCCCACAGCCATGCAGTCCTGCGCCAATATGACGGTTTGTGAGCAAACAGCGGTCAAGCAGCCGTTTCCCGGAGCGGGAAACAATCTGGAAGTCGCTGTTGGTGGTGGACACTTTTCATTCTTTCCGCCTGATGCCGTAACCGATGTCGCCGTGGGGTGGGGAGAGTCGCCAAACTATGTGATCAGACTCAAGGGTGGCAAGCTCATGGCATCCGAGGAGCGTCTGGTGCGCCTGGATAACACGGGTCTTTGCTCAGCGAACGAGTCGCCAGCACCAACTCTGGCACGTTTTCTTTTTCTTCAGACCGCGAAAGAAAAGGAACCTGACGACAAATGTCAACAAACAATTTTCAGGCTGGCTTTTTTTCAAAAGAGTTCGTCCATATTCAAGGATGCTCAACATTTGGTCTGGTTCGAGAAGAACAACCTGGAGATTTATCTCGCCAATGTTTCGGGCATTGATCACGACACCTACGCGATGGTGACTCATCGAGACAAGCCGTTCCACTATTTAGTGATACGTACCCAGGGAGTTGATAGAGAACGTTTGCTCAAAACACTTGCAACAATAAAAATAAAACCATAAGGCCTTATCTATGACACTGACCTATACACAACAGAAAGATGTTGCGGAGTTGTTGGCTGCACTCTTTAACGACAATGAATATCTCTACCACGTAAACAAAATCAACCGCGAAACTGTGCGTTACGCGGAAGACGTTATTGTGATGTTCCGCTTCTGTAACAAGGCATCGGCTGGATTGTTGGCGGGGATACAGTGCATTCCGAAGTCTAAAAACATCTATGGCTGGTTACTAAGCTGTCTTCCTGCAGTACATAAAGTGGTCAAGGCCAATCGCGAGATTTTCTATTCTAATTTTATGTGCGATATCGCAATACAGTCGCATCGAAATGCGCTTAAAGGGACGATGATCCGCTAGTGGGGGCGATGAATACGCATTTGGCTTGTCGGAGTCGAGCAGTTATGGGATAGATCTGGTGTATCAACATCTGTTCAACCACCCACAGCGTCCCGCGAACTTCGGCATCGTAACTACTAATATGGTAGGGAACGCCAATGCCACTGGTGTTTCCTGTCATCAGCGAACCTGGAGGCGCCGTATATGTGCCTTTGGGAATTGGTGCATACAAGCCCGGCATGCCGGAGCGAACCTTCCATGATTTTCCGAAGCCCTGTAGTTGTTGCAGATTAGTGTTATAAACAAGCGTGGTCATTTTTTACAATTTCCTTTCAGTAATTCTAGTTGTTTTTCGAGATCGTGGTATTTTGGCGCACTTTCCCCACTCCAGAACAGCAGCACAGTATTGTTATCGCGTTGTGTGCAGAGATATACGCGTAGCACGAACGTGGTATCGTTGTATCGATAACCGGTGTACTGCCAGGGTGTGCCATCGCCAGTCTGCTTTTGAGTATTTGGGAATTGCTGACTATCCATATCGGCTAGTCGTTGATAGTAGTTGCGCCCAACCCCCCTTGTATCAACAAACCACAACATATTATCGCTACCGAACGTGGGTTTGATCCATGTAGATGTGTTGATATCCAGACCCTGTTCGATCAAGGCAGCGAGAAATTCATTGTCGGCAGCGAGTATGGCCCGCTCATCAATGGAAACTTTCAACCAGCCGTCTACTGTATCGTTTTTGTTTGCAAAACAACTGGTGGAACAAACAAATGCCATCAGCGAAAACAATAGAATGAAATGTCGGTGACGCATAGCGTGGAATTCTCAATACGGGTTCAGCAACAACATGGAACTATGCATAGATAGGCCTATCCATTTATCAGTTTTTATAGCTGTGACCAAGACTACGCCCGATTAAGTAGGTGTGTAAAGTTCTTTATATATGTACCGGATCGAATAGTACAAAGGTGGTATCTCTTTTGCTGGTGCTCAATTTATGCCGCAAAACATATTGAGTAGCCCGCGATGTCGAAGGGCAAAGCAAAACCAATTCACTATGGCCCCCTGAATATCGATCTGCCCGAAAACCCGACTTCTATAAGCACCTCGGGAATCGATGGCAAGTTAGTCATCACCTTTACTGGCAAGACCGAGGCTGACTATAGCCAACTGATGAATATGGATTTCAGCAAAAGCCAGTTTCGTCTCGCCGACAAAGCACGCATTCAATACGGCGCACTGAAAGCAGCGAAGAACGCTTTGAACGAACAAGATCAGGCCTTTTGGAATCGCCACCTGCAAAACAGACATGCGCTGTTTTCAGAAAAGTCACGATTGTTCATTACCGGCCACTCTGGTCTAACGGTTTACTATTCCAATGAACGACCTCAGTGGTGGTCCGCACAGGCGATCATTACTTTGGACGAGTTGCCCGACCGGCTTATCACGTTAACACTGTGGGGTCGAGATATTGGGTTTCTGGAGTCGGTGATTGCGGGAATTAAAATAAAAAAATAGGAGGACAAATCCATGGCATTAACATCAGAAGAACAGGCGCTGGGGCGTCGGGCGTGGATTCCTACGCCGTTGTTTACGCGCGGCAGTGAAGATACTGAAAGACAATCCTTTCGCTGCCACCGCTTGTCAACGTGCAATCGCAGGCTCGTTGATTAAAGCAGAAATTTTTATGTCGGCGGAGAATTGAGATG from Gammaproteobacteria bacterium includes these protein-coding regions:
- a CDS encoding XRE family transcriptional regulator, which codes for MIGERIQQARKAAGLSLRDLAELAEITAMAISKYERNESTPSSKVLLALSKALNVRTEYFFRQVSVELENVEHREHEKLPAKEEAKVYADVKEQLERWIELEEFIPSPWSVPFVLPEDLPRQIESFDEIEDVADKIRTEWQLGLNPIPVLIDTLEAKGIKVFITQYDGHKHFNGLSATVNGSPVVVVGKHWPGDRQRFTLAHELGHLVLNGRLNKDLDEELACHRFAGAFLAPQSKVKANLGNKRTWIEPRELMILKHEYGLSMGGWLYRARDLGILPNQHFGKLWGYFNKHGWKEQEPDPQFPQETARMFEQLVYHALAEDLVGESKAAELLGMSVSALHACRNMECSQDVVNQ
- a CDS encoding 5'-nucleotidase is translated as MPVDLSQYLVIGISSRALFDLSAENRIYDEQGLRAYEDHQLAHENDILKPGPGFPLVKAFLKLNQTLPGERTTEVVIMSRNSAETSLRIFNSIEHYGLDIQRAALTGGETLAPYLHAYKIDLFLSLYEDDVQAAVNANIAAALLYETPAHPEQTEIDQIRIAFDGDAVLFSDESERIYKEQGLDAFVKHERDNKQKPLPEGPFAKLLKSLAYIQNQHPSKPKPIRTALVTARASPAHERVIRTLRAWDVDLDETFFLGGMPKGEVLKAFRPHIFFDDQLVHCESANAHGVAVGRVPYIKSTA